From a region of the Haematobia irritans isolate KBUSLIRL chromosome 4, ASM5000362v1, whole genome shotgun sequence genome:
- the LOC142235753 gene encoding uncharacterized protein LOC142235753 has product MNKEINDIKDEMKTVKINQLKLDNLQVAFHLRINGIPYENGEDLCQIFDNICDTLNITTPTVKSMYPLFMLSNVSHSSGDCLPTMVKILSNQTNGLKIAHINAQSLNNKMDEFRYSFMNSFIDVICVSETWFHPDINDSIYTLSGYKLLRADRHSNGGGVAIYVKNNIHCTVKAKSSCGSVIEYILIEIRTKEPLPILLGCVYRPNNNIDCDLVITSIDHLSLNYQDIIIAGDFNNNILNSNALTIKMENIGLYPINTNTPTHFTHSSASLIDIFFVSQKMKVLFYNQLSASCFSKHDLIFLTYGCNVEEEMPPVKFRDFKKLNVLQMNHLLDTMSWDQIYCIESVDDQLDFLQENITAIYNSCVPEKTINSHHSQPPWFTRHIKTLINDRDNAYRRWKRFRTPLLHSIFKSARQLAASAIRNAKTSHFQHKFQSALDNVNELNERFVNVNIETPEEKMCEQMCIAQVED; this is encoded by the exons ATGAACAAAGAAATTAATGACATTAAGGACGAGATGAAGACAGTAAAAATAAATCAGCTAAAACTTGATAATCTTCAAGTCGCTTTTCATCTGCGAATCAACGGCATCCCTTATGAAAATGGGGAAGATTTGtgtcaaatatttgataatatATGCGATACATTAAATATTACTACACCAACGGTAAAATCTATGTATC CGCTCTTTATGTTAAGTAACGTATCTCACAGTTCCGGAGACTGTCTCCCAACAATGGTTAAAATTCTAAGTAATCAAACCAATGGCCTGAAAATAGCACACATAAACGCCCAGAGTCTAAACAACAAAATGGACGAATTTcggtacagttttatgaactccTTCATAGACGTGATTTGTGTCTCGGAAACATGGTTTCACCCAGACATAAATGATAGTATATACACCTTGTCAGGATACAAACTTCTCCGAGCCGATCGACACTCAAACGGCGGTGGAGTTGCCATATAtgtcaaaaataatattcactGCACTGTAAAAGCAAAGTCTTCATGTGGAAGTGTTATTGAGTACATTCTTATTGAAATTCGTACAAAAGAACCATTACCTATTTTGTTAGGTTGTGTGTATCGCCCAAACAATAACATAGATTGTGATCTGGTGATAACTAGCATTGACCATCTATCACTTAATTATCAAGACATCATTATAGCTGgtgattttaataacaacatatTGAATAGCAACGCCCTtactataaaaatggaaaatattggGCTTTATCCTATTAATACTAATACTCCAACCCATTTCACTCACAGTTCTGCAAGCCTAatagatatattttttgtcaGTCAGAAGATGAAAGTATTGTTCTACAATCAGCTGTCAGCGTCATGTTTTTCAAAGCATGATCTTATATTTTTAACATATGGATGTAACGTCGAAGAAGAAATGCCTCCAGTAAAATTTCGAGATTTCAAAAAGCTTAATGTTCTACAAATGAATCACTTGCTTGACACTATGTCCTGGGATCAAATATACTGTATCGAATCTGTAGATGATCAGCTTGATTTTCTACAAGAAAATATTACTGCCATTTACAATAGCTGTGTTCCCGAGAAAACAATCAACTCACACCATTCACAACCACCCTGGTTTACCCGACACATAAAAACCCTAATTAATGACAGAGATAATGCGTATCGAAGATGGAAACGATTCAGAACACCACTACTTCACTCTATTTTTAAATCAGCTAGACAATTAGCTGCTAGTGCCATAAGAAATGCAAAAACGTCTCATTTTCAACACAAATTTCAATCCGCACTAGATA ACGTAAATGAGCTCAATGAAAGATTTGTCAATGTTAACATTGAAACACCTGAAGAAAAAATGTGTGAACAAATGTGTATAGCTCAAGTCGAAGATTGA